The genomic stretch AGAGAACAGACGGATTATGACTCTTACTTTCAATGGGGACAATAGAGTACAAATGTAATTTACTTTAAGTAAAATCTTAATAACAGGAAACTGAAAATAATAAGATCTTGGTAACATGAAACTGAATACAACGAGGAAAGTAATTGGCTATACACAAGGAAAGCACAAGAATATATATGGAATGATCTAATTTAGAAATTGCCTTTAGCATGCCCCACCAGTATTGGCTTGCAAGGGTAGAAAACAGCATGCAGAAGTGGGCTGGTGAGAGCATTTGCAAAACTAATCGATAGAAAAGACATGAGCTACCATAAGAGCAGCATTTTAGACTTGGTCACGAATGAAATGATAATCTAAAGCTACATGTTTCATGCAAGAGTAGTGAATAATCGGATTGGAGCACAAAGGTGTAGCACCAACATTACCACAATAGATCACCAGTTGTTGTGCAAGAGAAACACCTAGTTCAATAAGAGGATAGCAGAGCCAATGAAGTTCATCTATAGTGGTAGCAATAGAGCATTATTCAACTTCTCTAGATGAGTAAGCCATAGTTTCTGCTTCTTAAAGCTCAATCAAATAGGATTACAATTGAGGTCAACAAGACACTGGAGGAAGTGCAATTATCATTATTACCTACCCAATCTGCATCAAAAAACACATTGAGAGATAAGtgacggaaaaaaaaaaaaaaacaacaccaTGATACAAGGCCGCATAGAGAGAGTGTGATAGATTCTTAATAGTAGTCAAGTGGTCACTAATAGGTTGATGCATAAACTGAGACAGCTTACACAATGGATATGAAATGTTAAGGCGTGTAAGTAATAGATACTAGAAGGCACTAACAATGATATGACACTCAGCAGAGTTAGAGAGAGAAGATCAATAATAAATGTCATCAACATCAACCAAAAGATACATTGTAGTATTGCCATTGTTAGAGACAGACAGTTTTTTGCATAGGAGTTGTTGAAGCTAGAGGTGACAAAAAACTGATGCAACTTATGATACCAGACTTGGGAAGCCGGTGTAAGACCATAAAAAGCCTTTTGAAGGCAAGATGAGGTTGACTAAGATCAATGAAGCCTTGTGGTTGAGCCAAGTTGCCAAAGGTACCAACCATGGCTAACAACAAGACTAAGAATgagtcaaattaataaaaaataatttgacaatatctcaaaccaaaccattCTACAAAGTTCAGGCTCGACTTGATGTGGCTTAATAGACTTGTAGATTTGAGGATTTGGTATAGTCATGTACAAGTAGATTTTTCAAAACATGAGGTGATTGAAGGGATTGGTGAACTTGAATATGCCCCAGTTTTGTTTACTAATTAatgaaaagtaaataaattaaaatgcaaaGAACATATAAATACAACACCATATTAAAGTCAGAACTGAAAACTGAGAaacaaattaagaaaagaagatgaagacaatAGAGAACACCGTTAGTGATACCCTGCATAAAAAAGcattaactattaaatatatgatgatataagttgtcatttatattaaagatagtTATGAATCCTGTTAATATGAATAGTTCAAAAGCATCACTCCCCACTGTCACACATTCATATTAAACTTGTTCTGTTCTCCTGTATAAGATATTTCTCCAATCGTGAACACTCTGCAATAACATCATTTAGTTTCCACCCCATTTGTAGTGCAGATTTCTTCACATGATCGAACTGTGAAGGAAGAGACAATACTACAATAAGTACAAGTAGTTCATCACAGATCTTCTCACCACAACCTCTTATTCTATCCACGATACTGCACATTTTCAATATGTGTTCACCTACATTCCCTTCTCCTATAACATATTTCGCCTTCGTTAACTTTCCATACAATATGTGAGATGACTTCTCCTCAATTTGCAGAACCAAATTTTCTATGCCAGCAAGATATTgtttggcttcatcactttgaGGCACAAAGCTGCGTACGTGATCAGCCATCTTGTTTCTCATTAGCATCAGACTTATGCGATTGCTTCTCTCCCATTTTTCACATTTAGCTTTCTCTTCAGGCGTGAGAGTGTGAGTTGACTTGGTTGGTTTCGGTTCAAGAAGAGCAAGATCCAAGTCCATCATTGCCAGGATTAATTCAACATCATTCTTCCACTTTGTCCAGCTCTCATACTCAAGATTACTTAGTTCTCTCATGCTTGAATATACATTCATCCCAAAGTTTGTCCTAACTGTTATACATGCCATGGAAACACAGATTATGCTTGTAAGTTAATTTACAGTTTACTACCTTTTTTATACTAACATTGTAAGACCATAAGTTAActtcaatcaattcaattcatttatataaagaaGGACACCACTAATAACTTACAAATAATTAAGAATAGTATGggatataaacatatataatattgtttttccagtactattttattctattttcacatatttttatttattgtttgttcTAAAGATAGCATAATTTAGAGTCAACtaatattcattaaaatttctcatttattaatttacttaTCATCATGATTCATAAACAGCAGcccattaatatttatttattaatgatttttaatgaATGATCTTGCCAAAtcaagataaaataacattgttctATAGAAGTTTTTCTCCTCagtcaaatacaatttttttcatcattaataaataataaatccaaACATCTTCCGATAACAAAACACTTTAAAGAATAAACAAGATGCGCTACTCACTGCTAtatgttaaaaacaaaaactaaaaactgGCAATATGAACGATTCTAATAGAGTCTTCCTATAATGTTTCATATTCAgaaacaaaaaccctaaaatgcgATCGTAAACCCTAAATCTTAAATTGTTTactactaaatttttttaatagagttttCCTATAATCCTAAATTTTATTCATGGTAGATGGTTTACGATTTACCAAAAAAACTGGCAATATGAACAATTCTGACTCAATTACAATGACAGAATTTCCGAGTAACCAACAACCAATAACCAATAAACTGAAGTGATTACCTTGCATGGCGACGGAGTCCTCTGAAGCAGAAGCCATCCTGCGTGCAGTTTTTTTTAGCACAAAACTATATTACCACGTTTCAATAGGACTGTGTATTTATATGATTCCTAAGGCTTTCAGCCTTCCACgtttaatttgtaatttgacaCGTGGGTATAATCAACGGCATCCATATAGTGGGAATATTTGGTGCGACTGTTTGACTGTATTTCAATAAGAGCAAttctatgtgtatctattttaggtacacaaatacatatatattcatatgtgtcatcatataattggttattattttattcttaattcaaaatcatccaatcacatgatgacatatataaatatgtatatatttatgtatctaaaatgaatacacatagttttattgtttcaataaaTGATACTTATTTTGATTagatattaatcttttaatagcagtataatttaaaatttaccttGCTAATATTTAGATTggaaattggaaaattaataattttaaagggAATTTATACCATTTTTACTTAGCTCattggttatatatataatcaaaatagaGCCAGTAATTTTTGAGACTATCCATTAATTTGGtatgatacgatataaaaaaaattaagttagaattaaatttttttgacataaatttattttagatcaattcgatatgagttaaaattaaatcaattagtATCAGGATTTACATGAAAGTAATCCAATACGACaagaattgatttaaatattttaaagatatattactttaatataatatattagagaTAATTTATGAGCAATGATaagtgtacatatttttaatgtataatttgggtaaataattgatatgtcattatatgattaaatgttattttatcgttaattcaaaattatctaattatatgataacatattatctgtgtacccaaattatgtatcaaaagtatatatgcatagttttattgataaattatagaaatattaaaagtcaGCGGTTGAAATCTTTACAGAtgacatatagttttatttttatataattgtaattacttatattaatttttatttatatttgaatatttgttattattattaaatcgtaaaaatatgatttgattactTAGAATATTGACGCATTTTAAATGtgttagtatataatttttagatcgtttgtaaataaaataaaatattatattgtgtgttttattaataataggttgctgtaaattaaaacaataaaaacattttgaacaatgaaaataatagataattgtAGATCAATTTGGCTTGAGTTGGATCAACTAAAATATTAAAGGGTTGGCTtagtgttaaaaaatttttatatgattctaaTTCGAGTCGAGTTAGAGTTGACGGTCTTTGATATAAAACTCGAATTGATATGATACAAACACAACTCGATGACATGAATTGTTAGGCTAAATCAAACATCAATAATAgtaataaggccaaaggactatttcctacccaagttttaatgcagAAACAAGTATATACTGTGAGGtgtaaaaaactcaaatacccacctataagacaatttcagttaaaattttcagttaggataaagggtaaaatcatcattataataataatatttaaaatatatataattttttattgttccacgaagttttaaaaactaataatttatctatatctaaaattttctaactttaaaaagtcacatttttctctcaacttttaaaaacttcatttaATCCCCCATCTTCAATTTCAGATTACTCAAAAATTCAACAACCTCTCTCTCTATCGTCCAAGATGGTGTCGACCTTTGCCTTTGGCGTGACATGCATAGTTGAAGCCGACAAAGTGATCTCTTTATTGGATATCTCTTAGTCTCAACGAACAGATCTCGAGACCTCGTTTGCAtacatttttgttgttgtttacgGTGCATCCAAGAGAAGAAAGCATTGGTGATAGGAGACAAAGAGGTATAGCTGGATTCTGGTCGTCAaagatggagaagaagaaaagagaaaccttagggggaaaatgtgattttccAAAGTTTAACCTATgagggaaattgttattttttaaactaagggggaaaatgatataaattttgtagggtttagtggtaaaataacgattttgtctttatctctaataaaaaacttaacagAAGTTAATCCatgagtaggtatttgagtttttcaaatcctataaatataaatttgtatttacattaaaactttgttgaaaaatagtcttttgactatagtaataatataatattataattatttattactaattcccactcaagttttagttcaatttcaTAAGCACACCCATGGTagttcaaaaacctaaatactcaccTATAGACTAATTTTcgttagaatttttttgttaaagacaaggataaaaccgttattttaataatattattaaaaaatatataattttatctcatttccccttcaagttttgaaaattgactttcAACCCATacatcaactttgaaaagtcaccatttcccccctaagtttggaatttttagggtttgtttctcCAGCGACTGAAGTCGGCTTTTTCTCCATCTTTTGTCAATGaccaaagaagaaggaagggtgACCACCCATCTTTCGTTCGATGCTTGGATGACCACCCATTTTTCACATTCGAATGACACTCAAGTGATATCTCCCGATTCGTCAATCTCAGGCACGACCCTTGATTCGACAACGATGACTATGAGAGACGTTGGAACAATGACGACAGACGCTCAAAAGACATCAAAGGGACGAATCACAACAAAAAAAGGGAGACGATTCGTGTGAAAGACTGGAAAACGCTAGTTGAGATTCGTGCCTCTGAGTGTTGGACAAAAGATGGGTGGTCCAGAAGAAGGGAGAGGGATGGCTGGACAGTGTTGGTTATCGAAAAGGGAGAGGTTTTgtcaaaaaatcaaaaccttaagagaaaaagtgaatttttctaaaacttaattttgagggggaattattagtttctaaacTAAATGagggaaattttataaattttcaggGTCATAtagtttaaggataaaataatgattttacctctctttataacccaaaattttaacagaaattaaccTATAGGTGGATGTTAGTTTCTAAACTAAATGagggaaattttataaatttttaaggtcaTATAgtgtaaggataaaataataattttacctctctctataacccaaaattttaacagaaattaaccTACAGGTGGATGTTTGGGTTTTCTATCTGTCATGggtgtatttttgaattttggttaaaacttaaatagaaaatattccTTTGGCTTCCATCCAAAATCACGATATCAAATACAACTTTTATCATTAGtatgtttcttttaaaatcacaaaatcaaataagatatttaaacgaatttaaatatgaagatgtatgtttgattgttttgtgTTAATATTAGTGatttaaaggataaaaaggagaattgttttttaattaggctttttttttttgtttattcaaatAGAAGTATTTGATACTTATAATTatactatatacataattttatacataaataatgatgtgttactAAATAGAAGTATTCAATACTTGCATTTATACTATATACAAAACTTTTTTGCACACATAACGATGTATCactatatgatttgataatgttttatctttaatttttaattatatgatcacatgatgacatgtcattatttgtgtataaaattgtgtacaaaagTTAAACATATGATACTacttttgatatttaatattatattggtTATATGACATTTGACACTATAGggttaaatgttattttattttggctaaagcactatttcccacccagggtttagtaaaatgacaattttctgtttgttaatttaaaaaactcaaataccgaCCAATCTGTTCAAATTCACTGTTAGAGTTAGAGgtaaaaatatcttttagtaaaaatatttaaaaaaactaaaaatttattacatttccttcttaagtttaaaaattaccaATTTCTCCtaacctaaggtttgaaaagtgaccgAATCTCCATAAggttttcttttcccttcttcAGTGACTATCTCTAATAGTCAGCCTTCTTAGACCCCTCTTCTCTGATCGAAACATATCAATCTTTGGTTGAATCATCAAACAAAGGCAAATTGTCTTCGTCCGATGAAGAGACGAAGACATCATCTTCGTTTGTCGTAGATCAACATTAGAAGAAGACGACAAAGGATTTGTCATTGTCTTCTAACACCAATTATGATAAacgaagatgattcatctttgttCGACGAAAATGCATATCGTCACATGATCTCCAATAGGAAAGGAAGATACAATAAAGGTCAATTGTCAACCAGGATTGAGGCGATCatcaaagaaaggaaaagaaaacccCTAAGGGGGAtttagtcactttttaaaccttaaattaaaaagaaattattaaattttaaaacctaagagagatgtaataaatttttaatttttttaaataattttattaaattatatttttagctCTCACTCtaacagtaaattttaacaaataaacagatattttagttttttaaaaattaacagataaaaatttatcattttattaaacttgaacggaaaatagtcctttggccttgtaaTTTTTAGGAGCTAAtgatattttctcaataaaggatttttggatatttaacaatttaaggCGTAAAAAATTACCTActacaaaattttcatattataatgcATATTACTaagtaattatgatattttgtttatCTGTCATTCTAAgagtaaacaaaacaaaatttagtatGTTGGTACCCCTCATATTGAAACCTAAATCTGATATTGAAAAACCATACCTAAAATGTGATCATAAACTTTAAACCTTAAATTGTGAACCATAAATCTAAACCCTAAATGATAAACCATAAACTCAAACCCTAAATCATAACCTATAAGGTCAAACTTTAAACCTTAAATATAAGCGTTAAATCAAAAACCCTAGTCCTTAAACTATAAACTCAATCCCTAAATCTTAAACCTCAAACCCAAAaccataaattataaactttttttttttaaaagattaggAATTTTATAGACAAAAAATATGCTACAAAAATACCAGACATGCGCCAAGCAATTGTCATAATAAAAGCCATGATAATTAATCATAGCCCaattatctaattacaaaaATGTTACTACTGATATGGGTTGATACAATAGTTTAACATGATTTATTCAGCAAACCTCCAGCAGACAGCAATGGTAAATTGATCCTGTGATTCAGAGATACTCCGCCAAACTGAAGAGAACCATGAAATTTGCACAAACTTTATTAACAAAATGGCAGGAGAAATGAAGCTTTAAAGAATATATCAAGAAATAAAAAGTTGAGGAACTGTTTTCCATTACACTGCAGGAAAATGATATACACATAACCCAAAAAATGAAACCGCATAGCTCAAAGACCAAATAAGGGAAGCATCTAAACCTGGTGCATACTGCGTGGCATTAAGTCAAAACAAAAGCAGTTTAAATAGTATCTTTACCAGGGGGGCTCCACAAGAATGTTTCAATACAAAAGTGGGtacaagaaaaaatatggaAGAGCAGTGCTAGCATATCAGTTTAAAGGTCTGTAATTAAGGAATCAATGAAGATGAGATCACCTTTTCATTTGGAAGGAAATTATGGTCATCAATTATT from Mangifera indica cultivar Alphonso unplaced genomic scaffold, CATAS_Mindica_2.1 Un_0035, whole genome shotgun sequence encodes the following:
- the LOC123206419 gene encoding uncharacterized protein LOC123206419, with the protein product MASASEDSVAMQVRTNFGMNVYSSMRELSNLEYESWTKWKNDVELILAMMDLDLALLEPKPTKSTHTLTPEEKAKCEKWERSNRISLMLMRNKMADHVRSFVPQSDEAKQYLAGIENLVLQIEEKSSHILYGKLTKAKYVIGEGNVGEHILKMCSIVDRIRGCGEKICDELLVLIVVLSLPSQFDHVKKSALQMGWKLNDVIAECSRLEKYLIQENRTSLI